One Astatotilapia calliptera chromosome 1, fAstCal1.2, whole genome shotgun sequence DNA segment encodes these proteins:
- the LOC113023551 gene encoding uncharacterized protein LOC113023551 isoform X1, with protein sequence MFALTCVCFPICISKRTARQPRGGGRGPLMTPQQEERICAMVAANNALRLREIQRTVVNDDTIFGNIQSISISTIDRVLRRNEMSMKQLYRVPFERNSDRVKELRHQYVQHILELEAREPLHMFVYLDEAGFNLAKGRRRGRNHIGERATIDVPGQRGGNITMCAAISENGVHTHIPRIGAYNSQHLLAFLDALHRDLIPQNGRDDPGDNRTMYVVVWDNVSFHHSAVVRQWFAAHDRMLMEFLPPYSPFLNPIEEFFSSWRWKVYDRHPHTQMTLLAAMDAACDDITAESCRGWIRHSRRYFPRCIDRADIRCDVDANMWADRRERLDIND encoded by the exons ATGTTTGcgcttacatgtgtgtgttttcccatCTGCATCTCAAAAAGGACTGCCAGACAACCTAGAGGAGGTGGAAGAGGTCCACTTATGACTCCGCAGCAAGAGGAAAGAATTTGTGCAATGGTGGCTGCAAACAACGCTTTGAGACTGAGAGAAATACAAAGAACTGTCGTAAACGATGACACCATCTTCGGAAATATTCAGTCAATATCAATTTCCACCATAGACAGAGTCCTCAGACGGAATGAAATGTCCATGAAGCAATTGTACAGAGTGCCATTTGAACGGAACAGTGATCGAGTGAAGGAGCTCCGTCACCAGTATGTACAG CATATCCTGGAGTTGGAGGCCAGGGAACCCCTGCACATGTTTGTATATCTTGACGAAGCGGGATTCAATCTCGCAAAAGGCAGACGGCGTGGACGGAATCACATTGGAGAAAGAGCCACCATTGATGTCCCAGGCCAACGAGGAGGGAATATTACAATGTGTGCCGCAATCTCAGAGAATGGTGTTCACACCCATATTCCTCGTATTGGTGCATACAATTCACAACACCTGTTGGCTTTTCTGGATGCTCTTCATAGGGACCTGATCCCACAAAATGGAAGGGATGATCCTGGTGACAATCGGACAATGTATGTAGTGGTTTGGGATAATGTAAGCTTCCATCACTCTGCTGTAGTCAGGCAGTGGTTTGCAGCACACGACAGGATGCTTATGGAGTTTCTTCCTCCTTACAGTCCATTCCTGAATCCAATTGAGGAGTTTTTCTCTTCCTGGAGGTGGAAGGTATATGACAGGCATCCACATACCCAAATGACCCTGCTAGCAGCTATGGATGCAGcttgtgatgacatcacagcagagTCCTGCAGAGGGTGGATTCGACACTCCAGAAGATACTTTCCCCGATGCATCGATAGAGCTGACATACGCTGTGATGTTGATGCAAATATGTGGGCAGACAGACGGGAGCGTCTAGATATCAATGATTGA
- the LOC113023551 gene encoding uncharacterized protein LOC113023551 isoform X2, whose product MFALTCVCFPICISKRTARQPRGGGRGPLMTPQQEERICAMVAANNALRLREIQRTVVNDDTIFGNIQSISISTIDRVLRRNEMSMKQLYRVPFERNSDRVKELRHQYVQHILELEAREPLHMFVYLDEAGFNLAKGRRRGRNHIGERATIDVPGQRGGNITMCAAISENGVHTHIPRIGAYNSQHLLAFLDALHRDLIPQNGRDDPGDNRTIPFLNPIEEFFSSWRWKVYDRHPHTQMTLLAAMDAACDDITAESCRGWIRHSRRYFPRCIDRADIRCDVDANMWADRRERLDIND is encoded by the exons ATGTTTGcgcttacatgtgtgtgttttcccatCTGCATCTCAAAAAGGACTGCCAGACAACCTAGAGGAGGTGGAAGAGGTCCACTTATGACTCCGCAGCAAGAGGAAAGAATTTGTGCAATGGTGGCTGCAAACAACGCTTTGAGACTGAGAGAAATACAAAGAACTGTCGTAAACGATGACACCATCTTCGGAAATATTCAGTCAATATCAATTTCCACCATAGACAGAGTCCTCAGACGGAATGAAATGTCCATGAAGCAATTGTACAGAGTGCCATTTGAACGGAACAGTGATCGAGTGAAGGAGCTCCGTCACCAGTATGTACAG CATATCCTGGAGTTGGAGGCCAGGGAACCCCTGCACATGTTTGTATATCTTGACGAAGCGGGATTCAATCTCGCAAAAGGCAGACGGCGTGGACGGAATCACATTGGAGAAAGAGCCACCATTGATGTCCCAGGCCAACGAGGAGGGAATATTACAATGTGTGCCGCAATCTCAGAGAATGGTGTTCACACCCATATTCCTCGTATTGGTGCATACAATTCACAACACCTGTTGGCTTTTCTGGATGCTCTTCATAGGGACCTGATCCCACAAAATGGAAGGGATGATCCTGGTGACAATCGGACAAT TCCATTCCTGAATCCAATTGAGGAGTTTTTCTCTTCCTGGAGGTGGAAGGTATATGACAGGCATCCACATACCCAAATGACCCTGCTAGCAGCTATGGATGCAGcttgtgatgacatcacagcagagTCCTGCAGAGGGTGGATTCGACACTCCAGAAGATACTTTCCCCGATGCATCGATAGAGCTGACATACGCTGTGATGTTGATGCAAATATGTGGGCAGACAGACGGGAGCGTCTAGATATCAATGATTGA